The Ictalurus furcatus strain D&B chromosome 23, Billie_1.0, whole genome shotgun sequence genome includes the window CAGAAGGCCACAGCAGGTCCCAGCCCTCCCATACACAGAAGGCCCAGCAGAATGTACACGAACCCAATAGAATAGGAATACAAcaccttcaacacacacacccacacacatacagaaagagagacagaaacaaagattAGAGTTAAAGGGGAACTATTATGTAAAAATCACTTTTAAATTGCATTTGAACATAAATCTTTTGCAGCGGAGTTTGTACACAATcaccctacaatggtaaaaatccactcACTCCTTTTTCTTccccaataaatcataaacagtgtctcaaaatgagccgTTTTCATTTTCGCCCTTACGTGACGTCACGTTAGAACAAGCCCTGCCCAGGGACTctattagcatagatcctcccctgagtgagctgcacacagtccgcCATGTGCTCCACGCTGCAGCAGCTACAGTGATGAGCTTCAGTGATAGGCTAcagtgataagaagaatgtctcagcttcgtaaACGTTGTacgtgttctgttgttggctgtaagaatgaacataagagtcttcatgtactcccggcatcATTCACTTGTGAatgagggtcaatacaaagcaggatttgctaaAAACTTGATTCCCAAGAATGGATCAGTACTAACTGTTCATGATCCAACTTTATATCCAGAGGATGTAAGTattgcactttatattttatgaatgtttGCAATTCGCCTTTCCGAATGAGCCTTTCCGAATGAGCTCCACGGGTAATGCGGCTAAAGTTACCATTGTCTCTGTTCACAGAGACCAGAGCTATgtcgtcatttttatttttaacccaaaaATGCTTACTGTATGTATACTTCATAACAGCacctttattatgcacaatacagtaaggtgattgtctttttgaaaactgtgtacGTTTTGGGCGAATCATTTTAGCATCTGCagcacgagctgtaaaggcACATCTGCTGTAGTATTTGAAGGATGAGCTGTAAAGGCAAAGCCCTCTTCCAGAAAGGGAGCTGCagatcatttgcatttaaagagacacacacacaaacagcgtgtttttgcttccacccaaaaaggggcattttcagcatggtataataaatgatctgtggggcattttgagctgaaacatcacagacacattctggggacacctgagacttatattataACTTGTAAAAAAGGCTCAAAATAGGTCTCATTTAAATTACATGATTAATGTTCTGTGCTTTCTGGACAACCACTACTGGGTAACTTTACCATTTCTGAGTTTGATCCATTGTGCAGCTTCATGGCTTTTTCCTGCACATTTCCAATAGCAGCATCAGCACAAAGTGCCAGGGAGATAAGGATAACCCCTGTGAAAATCAGACACATCACAAACAAGTTTTATATACTTTTgcatgatgataataataatcatgattacTTTTAGCAAACAATTATCACAATTACTTATCCAATTTAACaagaaaattattttctttcacacgtattaaatgaaaccaataaaaagcttttttaaaatatacattagTAGTACATTATACACCTGCAATCCTTCACATGGATAAATCTCTGAATCAAAAAAATCAGGAACATAATTAAAATATGATTAATTGGGAAACCCTAGCTGTACGTATAATTGTCATTCACAGGTCACTGTCCTTGTACAGTCCTCTagtgaataaaaatgttacTTTATTGCAGTGTGTTGAACATGGATGATCAGCACACTACCTGTCACATTGAAGTTTGGGGCAACCTTGCTGTCGGCCAGAGTAAACCAGACGAGGCCAAGACTCATGCACAGAGCAGCTATCACGTCTGCAAAATTGTGCCGTTTCCCTGCAACACAAACCAtcactgtaaaagaaaaatatattcaaacagGTCACCCAGAACCAGCACCTTTGGTGCTTTGGGGCCTAAACAGGAACAGAAAGTAATTAATGATCTTCTCTTCTTGCTGGGCAATGGTTTGGCATCCATTCATAAACATTGTTTGATTCACAAAGGCCTTTAAAAGCTCCTATTAGCCATGGACATCAGTGTCCATGCCGAATTCCCTAAATAAGCAGCTAGTGATGCTCTTGTAAATCTTTTGTGCTGTAGTTGGGTAGAAAGCATTGAGTGGAAAGAGAAAAGTAGTTCCTTCTTATCAGAAGCTGAAAGCAGCTACCATGACACTAGCTGCAGGTTGCATCTTTGAAGAACTTCAGCAATGGAGAAAACATTCCTTCATCAGTGcaacaacagagagagagagtgagattgagaggaaaaaaaaagagtgagaggaaaaaaatgtctttcttcctttcctggATGGCCTCCTCATCCAGGAAAGGAAGAGTGAGATAAGAGGAGAGAAAGTTGAGCCTTCTCGACCACTTCTTTGCCGTGGGAAAACAAGGTGACACAGCAGGGAAGTCTGTAATGCTTTTAGTCTGCTTAGCTTTGATGGACCAGCATCTAGCATTCAATGCACAACCAACACACCATACCCAGGAGAGCACTACGCTGCAATGCCGGGATTCTGAGAAAAGGAAAACCATAAAAAGATGGGAGATAAAAGAGGCTGTATTTCTGACTCTACCTcactcattttcttcttttgttactCTGTGGAACCTTGTacttgtaatgtaaaaaaaaaaagcctgaaaaCACTAAAAGTTGTTGCTGCTTTGAGTGAAAGCATGAGAATAACTCACATTAATGTGAGAATAATGTGAgttaacttttttgtttgtttggaccAGTTAGGGAATCAGAGCCTAATTCAGGCAGCCAGCTTTACTACATAATGCACAGTAGTATACTATTAGGATTTTGCAATATAGGCAAAATATAATATTGGAGTTACAGTATAGCAGTGTagtacaaaaatacacaacattTAGTGTGTAAAAATTGAAACTTAAGATGCATTTGTTCGAAAAATAATATACTTTTGCACAGATGTTACACGATTTAATTCCCTGTAATGATCATTTGTACAAGAAGAATCTTTTTATCATCACAATTCAATATTTTGATAAAGATGAACAAAGGACATGGTGAGCAGCAGCTGACATTTTTTCACTCACAGACCTACGTTGTCATTTACCTTGTATGAAAACTCCTCCAATCATAACTGGAATGAGTTTGCAGCATTTGAAGATGACTTGCGTTGGGTAGTTCAAGTATCCCAGTGATGTATTGGAGAGACCCATGGTCCCGACTGTTAGAAATGCTATGATCATGTATGTCTTTCCTGGGATCCTGAAAAAGTGGTTCAGAGGAAAACAAAACGGTTCTGTATGGCAGCTACATTGGTCCCctattttttaatcaaagtacATGAAGGCATTTTCCCAATGCACAATTTGTAAAATTGCTCAATCTTACATGCTTGCACTGGGCCACAAGCTGAATGTAGGCGCTTACCCCAAGGATTTGCACATCGCCAGGGTTATCAGACGCAGCTAGAATGATTTTCTGATCtgtgtactctgtgtattttgaTATCTAACCTGTgagttttatttgaaatacaaaaatacacctACTCGACTATCGAGTTCACTAGCTAAAAATTTTCAACGATTCAATTTTCAAACAAATTCCTTATGTGTTcagcataaaaaaattaataagcTAAAACTCCATCAATCCTGAATACTTTTTAATCTTATATACAGTGTTCCACTacaggaactttccccaggGACTAGGGATTTTTGGAGGTACaccagggtctaaattaagttcTGGGTAAAATATTTCCCCCTCGCAAAGTCCCTACTCGGGAGATGGTACTCTTTTAAAGTTCAGGAACTTTGTTTTTTGGAACTTTGAAGTCTGTTGCAGTGCATACAGTAACAGTTGTTTACTGTGAACTGAATCACTACAATGGAATTTCTTAAAAATACGACAGATGGACCGACGACAAGGTTCAGGCCTTATTAAGCCTTATTATGCCGAGGACGAAATACAGCGGGAACTGGAAACGGCAACCCGCAATGAAAAAGTATTACTTAAAAATATCATGTCGGTTAAGCGAGCTGGGCATtgttcacacaggaaaacagtgcAGAGAGAAGCTTGTGCGGGCACGTTCGTCTCAGTCATCTCAGCAATAGCTGATAAAATCCGCTTACTTTAAGTCTAGCATTAAGAGCATTTTAAATTCGCTTTACTACCACTGTTCGTCTCTTTTCTAGCGTTTTCTCAATTTCTCAAGcaatacatcacaatcaacagcaGCCTGAATCTCCTCCGTGCTTCTTGTTGTTGCAGTGTcatcagatttcagaaaatatactgtctgtttttaaaacacGAACCTATATCCAAAGATTTTTCAAAAATCACTCTCTGACCAGGAATCGAACCTGGGCGGCAGCAGTGAGAGTGCAGAATCCTAACCACACCACCAGTTTGACTGCAGTATACTCTAAAGTCTATATTTTTTGTTACTGTTCAAAGGTTTGTGTTCCAATCAAAGCCTGCTATGTGTTTTTATGAGCcgagcaaacattttacatcattaaaatcagcttaCTTTGTGTCAATAATCAGTTTGATTGTAGCATACTTTGAGGCTTCATATCCTCACCAAGGGCTTGTCGTGCGTAGTCATACATCACCGGACTAATTTCCTTAATCTTCACAGAACTTTAGACTGAGATGGAAACGCAGACAACaaggtctggaggaaccaaatggtcccttgaaaaaagttcctggCACAAATTGTTCGATGGAAATGTGGCTATAGTGTAATATCAGTCTCTTATTACTGCTTGCTGTTTGCTTTGTATACAtgcctgtccctctctctcctcattggCTGTGACTGTAGCCGGACTATATTTAACATAACTGTCTAGTTATATGGTAAAAATGCACAAGCTCTTATAGGTATCCTTTTAGATAACACTGCTAATTCTGGAGATGTGCtaaatagctggtgtgtggtgggtgttctggcgcactatggctgcagccgcatcatccaggtggaagctacacactagtggtggttgatgaGATTCCCTTCCCATACTATGTAAAAAGCTTTGAGTTCCTAGAAAAAAAGGCTataaaaatgtaaggaattattaattattattaatgtattgaTGAGCTTCCTATAGATGTAATCTTAGTATTAACAATTTGCCAAAGTAAGCTGGACTGTCTGTAACAATCAATAAAATCTATAGACCATTACTGCATGTTAATTTGCAATGTGCCCTTACAACATCAACAAGCCTAACAGACCAGAGCCATAAAAGCAGGAATATTGTCTCTTTCTATATTTCTCTTCTGACGCTGCAGTCCTGCTTTTTTCATGTCTGAAGTTGGGGTGTGGTAATAGCTGAGGTTTCTGAGCTGGTGTATGCATACATTTGCAAATCCAACCTGCCACCCCTACGCAGCATTGACATCAAATTACAAGATTGTCAGTGAGACCCACGGCAGCCCAGGCACacctcattttaaaatattttttaaatatttaaaatctctCCCCGACTCAATAGTATCTAtagaatgtttgtgtttgttcatttgaattatCATTTTTTGCATATGATTAGCATTTCTTCTTTCAGTCAGgttgcatttgcatttcctaCCTTCTCCTCTTGTCCTGAGTAAGCTGCAGCTCTATCAGGCCAAACATGGAATAGAACCCAAACTGAACCAGAGTAAGGTACCAGCCAAAGGGTTTAAAACCCTCTACTGAGAAAATAAGCTCCTGTATAGAGAAGAGACAGAAATTTGAACAATGAAAACTTTATTTGAAAACTATCAACATATGGATCTCGCACATCAAACTTTGGGGCTTTGGTGCTCTACATCACTGCAGATATAATCATATTCATGGGAATGACCGTCACCAAGCTCTTCATGAGTTTATACAGGTGAGCTAGTGGAAACACTACACTAAATCATGATGCCATTCCGTGGTCTTACAGAAGCAGACCTGCAAAGACTtgtaatatacactcactagcctctttattaggaacacctgtacattcatctAATAAtccaattatgtggcagcagcacaatggataaaatcatgcagatacaggtcaagcacttcagttaatgttaacaTCAAACATgggaattaaatgtaatttcgGTGACTTTGACTATTCCATGGTTGTAGTTGCCAGACaggctagtttgagtatttcagaaactgctgatctcctgggatatTCATGCACGGCAGTTTCTAAAGTTTACagagaatggtgcaaaaaacaaaaaaacatcacgtgAGTGGCAGCTCTGaaggcagaaatgccttgttaatgagagaggtcagaggggAATTTTGGGActtgtttgagctgacaggaaggctacggtatcTCAGACAATCACACTTCACAGCTgtg containing:
- the slc35b3 gene encoding adenosine 3'-phospho 5'-phosphosulfate transporter 2, translating into MSSKFSLINYNSRKHISISIPSSTEAMSPHIKSVEELRVLGVNLSSFNIPTQFFICVTGVFLFYLMYGYLQELIFSVEGFKPFGWYLTLVQFGFYSMFGLIELQLTQDKRRRIPGKTYMIIAFLTVGTMGLSNTSLGYLNYPTQVIFKCCKLIPVMIGGVFIQGKRHNFADVIAALCMSLGLVWFTLADSKVAPNFNVTGVILISLALCADAAIGNVQEKAMKLHNGSNSEMVLYSYSIGFVYILLGLLCMGGLGPAVAFCAQNPVTTYGYAFFFSLTGYFGISFVLALIKLFGALVAVTVTTGRKAMTIVLSFLFFSKPFTFQYVWGGLLVVFGIFLNVYSKNKEKMKLPPLAELWKRVLSSRKGRLLSQTV